In Aspergillus fumigatus Af293 chromosome 2, whole genome shotgun sequence, a genomic segment contains:
- a CDS encoding putative cellobiose dehydrogenase, which produces MRSFLFGGLVALSSTLGAFAANYNSSAYSDSASGIDFQRWCDANTGFCFGLALPETVGTDFVGQLVVPLDSSKGWGGVSLGGSMTSTLLIAAWPNGNSVVSSLRKTTNYANPDVYSGGASLTEIPDGTSVNRTHLTYTFLCSGCILGQPATFDATDETYFLGWALSKTSPTTPASASSALTYHAAGFGSFEMLLGQAKSSKYSTWAAMAKSTGGSPSSTPSASASVTPSPSRSPVPSVTPTVSNSTYDYIVVGGGAAGIVAAERLAEANKRVLLIERGVAPTVEMGATDALAWNKTLTPVDIPALNQALTSLGVVGDYLCEDTPGMAGCVLGGGTTVNAMALIYPQEADFDDKWPAGWKWQDVKSAAARFYERNPGSLLPSADGRRYDQGMYTVLSSFLSGLGWKSVDQHKQPNEKHKAFSYPSWSVANGIRAGPVRSYLPLVQNKDNFTLRLQTTVRRLIRTGGHVTGVEVQNASGGIELIGIRPGGKVILAAGALSTPRILFNSGIGPAKQIKTVQSGSTGITLPAQKDWINLPVGHNLKDHPMFTVKVNTGANFTAFNTSSVIPATNSLAQRLYASGSGILTQGGHRLQFWTSNVASDGVTRFFQASCSPGGDGIITMKLYLTHGATSSGVLGINAAGSTTIESDPLLQTPEDKEALTSFLQELLDDLKKASYTVQGSSSPADILAKVTSGDHFVGTAKMGPDDGRRNGTSVVDTNTKVYGTDNLYIVDASIHPDLPTGNTQAIVMIAAEAAVARILAQGSGPSSSSSIAVSAPSQNTAIAAVSSTPSATAVPVPVPIPTGGQETPGGDSRCSAYRN; this is translated from the exons ATGCGTTCCTTTCTTTTCGGTGGCTTGGTAGCCTTGAGCTCGACGCTCGGCGCCTTTGCGGCGAACTACAATTCTTCTGCCTACAGTGACTCGGCATCTGGGATCGACTTTCAGAGATGGTGCGATGCGAATACCGGGTTCTGCTTCGGTCTGGCCCTCCCGGAGACTGTAGGAACTGACTTTGTCGGTCAACTGGTGGTGCCGCTGGACAGCTCGAAAGGATGGGGCGGTGTCAGTCTGGGTGGCTCCATGACCTCGACTCTTTTGATCGCGGCCTGGCCGAATGGTAACTCTGTTGTCTCGAGTCTACGCAAGACAACCAACTACGCCAACCCAGACGTGTACAGCGGAGGCGCCAGTCTCACCGAGATCCCCGATGGCACTTCTGTCAACAGGACTCATCTCACTTATACGTTCCTTTGCAGTGGCTGCATCCTCGGACAACCAGCGACATTCGACGCCACCGATGAAACGTACTTCCTTGGCTGGGCCCTCAGCAAGACCAGCCCTACCACTCCTgcctcggcctcttcggcTCTGACATACCATGCCGCCGGCTTCGGTAGTTTTGAGATGCTCCTCGGCCAGGCCAAATCCTCCAAGTACTCCACCTGGGCTGCCATGGCCAAGTCGACCGGCGGATCGCCCTCCAGCACTCCTTCAGCGTCTGCGTCGGTCACCCCGTCCCCTAGTCGCAGCCCTGTCCCTAGCGTGACCCCGACGGTGTCAAACTCCACATACGACTACATCGTTGTGGGAGGTGGTGCGGCTGGTATTGTGGCTGCGGAACGCCTGGCCGAGGCGAACAAGCGCGTTCTGCTGATCGAACGAGGAGTTGCTCCCACTGTCGAGATGGGTGCCACTGATGCCCTGGCATGGAACAAGACCCTGACGCCCGTCGATATCCCCGCCCTGAACCAGGCACTCACCAGCCTGGGTGTCGTTGGGGATTACCTGTGCGAAGACACCCCCGGCATGGCTGGATGTGTTCTGGGAGGCGGCACCACCGTCAATGCAATGGCCCTGATTTACCCCCAGGAGGCGGACTTTGACGACAAGTGGCCTGCGGGCTGGAAGTGGCAAGACGTCAAGAGTGCCGCTGCTCGCTTCTACGAGAGAAACCCAGGAAGCCTGCTTCCGTCCGCTGACGGCCGCCGATATGACCAGGGCATGTACACCGTGCTGTCTTCCTTTCTGAGCGGTCTCGGATGGAAGTCTGTCGACCAGCACAAGCAACCCAACGAGAAGCATAAGGCGTTCAGCTACCCCTCTTGGTCGGTCGCCAACGGCATCCGGGCTGGTCCTGTGCGCTCCTACCTTCCTTTGGTGCAGAACAAGGACAACTTCACTCTCCGCCTGCAGACCACCGTCCGACGTCTGATCCGCACTGGCGGGCATGTCACCGGTGTCGAGGTTCAGAACGCCTCGGGCGGCATTGAGCTCATCGGGATCCGTCCTGGCGGCAAggtcatcctcgctgccggTGCGCTATCCACACCtcgcatcctcttcaactCTGGCATCGGCCCAGCCAAGCAGATCAAGACCGTCCAGAGCGGCAGCACTGGAATCACCCTACCCGCTCAGAAGGACTGGATCAACCTCCCAGTGGGCCACAACCTGAAGGACCACCCCATGTTCACCGTCAAAGTCAACACCGGCGCCAACTTTACAGCCTTCAACACCTCCAGCGTCATCCCCGCCACCAACTCCCTCGCGCAGCGCTTGTACGCCAGCGGTTCCGGCATCCTCACCCAGGGCGGCCATCGCCTTCAATTCTGGACCTCGAACGTCGCCTCCGACGGCGTCACCCGCTTCTTCCAGGCCTCCTGCAGCCCCGGCGGCGAcggcatcatcaccatgaAACTGTACCTCACCCACGGCGCCACATCCTCCGGCGTGCTGGGCATCAACGCCGCCGGCTCCACTACCATCGAATCCGACCCCTTGCTGCAGACccccgaggacaaggaggccCTTACTTCGTTCCTGcaggagctcctcgacgaccTCAAGAAGGCCTCTTACACCGTCCAGGGGTCCAGCTCGCCGGCCGACATCCTCGCCAAAGTGACCAGCGGCGACCACTTCGTCGGCACAGCCAAGATGGGCCCCGATGACGGCCGCCGCAATGGCACCTCCGTCGTGGATACCAACACCAAGGTCTACGGCACCGACAACTTG TACATCGTCGACGCGAGTATCCACCCCGACCTGCCAACCGGCAATACGCAGGCCATCGTCATGATCGCCGCTGAGGCTGCCGTCGCGCGCATCCTTGCGCAGGGCAGCGGCCCCAGCTCTTCTTCTAGTATCGCTGTTTCCGCGCCTAGCCAGAACACTGCCATTGCTGCCGTGTCCAGCACCCCGAGTGCTACTGCGGTTCCTGTTCCGGTGCCTATTCCTACCGGTGGTCAGGAGACCCCTGGCGGGGACTCCCGCTGCAGCGCCTACCGAAACTGA
- a CDS encoding putative actin polymerization protein Bzz1: MATADVAPHFGAELKDAFKPVNNWVSNGIQWLDEIQQFYRERSAIEKEYAAKLTTLCRKYSDRKAKKISSLSVGDNPAMTPGSLESASLTTWTTQLTAVESHAAERDKFASELVAQVAEPLKQAAAQYEELRKCHVDFHAKLEKERDSSYSELKKAKGKYDGACQEVEARRKKMESSFDHGKSKAQAAYQQQILEMNNIKNMYLISINVTNKMKEKYFHEYVPELLDGLQDLNETRVTKLNSVWSLAAQLEKASLSKSMDHMSHLLNEIPRNVPHLDSLMFLRHNVTQVQEPPNMVFEPSPIWHDDESMITDETAKVFLRNLLSKGKTQVRDLRVESDQKRREVDNAKRVRENVRQGKDNRNEVEVVRSIFFLQEALHEVERKRLAAEVETSTIISVVGDLSLGAKNHNFKSQTFKIPTNCDLCGERIWGLSAKGFDCRDCGYTCHSKCQMKVPAECPGEQTKEEKKKLKAERQEQAGAMPALDITPSNGTSAAPSLTRQNTMNSLSSGYAASANRSLSNVTSQPASATEPAAPATPAAPAETKPAVAAPKRNRILAPPPAQYVTAPAPSESPSAPAKSGEPRGKMLYPYQAGGADEITVQEGDDVGIIEPDDGSGWMRVRAGSRQGLVPASYVEVLPTASPAPTASPGITDRPGSTYSNSSASLSGSMAAKRVGPAVAPRRGAKKLQYVEALYDYEARSDMEWSMVEGDRFVLVNRDSGDGWADVERGGVTKSVPANYIQEV, encoded by the exons ATGGCAACTGCGGATGTTGCTCCTCATTTTGGAGCGGAGCTAAAG GACGCATTTAAACCAGTGAACAATTGG GTGTCGAATGGGATACAATGGCTCGATGAGATCCAACAATTTTATCGCGAGCGGAGCGCGATCGAGAAGGAATACGCCGCCAAACTCACTACCCTCTGTCGGAAATACTCCGATCGcaaggcgaagaaaatcAGCAGCCTGAGTGTTGGAGACAATCCTGCAATGACCCCGGGCTCCCTTGAAAGTGCTTCTCTTACCACCTGGACGACGCAGTTGACCGCTGTCGAATCGCATGCCGCGGAACGGGACAAGTTCGCCTCGGAGTTGGTCGCGCAAGTGGCGGAGCCTCTCAAGCAAGCAGCGGCGCAGTACGAAGAACTTAGAAAATGCCATGTGGACTTTCAtgcgaagctggagaaggagagagacTCATCTTACAGTGAGctgaagaaggcaaaggggAAATATGATGGGGCATGCCAAGAGGTTGAGGCGCGcagaaagaagatggaaagTTCGTTTGACCATGGAAAGTCGAAGGCGCAAGCTGCCTATCAGCAGCAGATTTTGGAAATGAACAATATCAAG AACATGTACCTGATCAGCATAAACGTGACCAACAAAATGAAAGAGAAATACTTCCATGAATATGTGCCAGAGCTTCTTGAT GGATTGCAAGACCTGAATGAGACCCGGGTGACAAAACTCAACTCGGTATGGTCACTCGCAGCTCAGCTAGAGAAAGCTTCTCTCTCTAAGAGTATGGACCACATGTCACATCTACTGAACGAGATTCCTCGAAACGTACCACACCTTGACTCGCTCATGTTTCTTCGTCATAATGTCACCCAAGTGCAGGAACCTCCCAACATGGTATTCGAACCCAGTCCTATCTGGCATGATGACGAGTCGATGATTACAGATGAGACAGCCAAAGTGTTTCTGCGCAACCTACTCAGCAAGGGCAAGACGCAAGTCCGGGATTTGCGAGTCGAGTCAGATCAGAAGCGACGGGAAGTTGACAACGCCAAGCGTGTACGAGAAAATGTTCGGCAAGGGAAGGACAATCGGAACGAAGTGGAGGTTGTCCGGTCCATATTTTTCTTACAGGAGGCGCTCCATGAGGTAGAGCGGAAACGACTGGCTGCCGAGGTTGAAACGTCGACCATCATATCGGTGGTCGGCGATTTGTCTCTAGGGGCCAAGAATCACAATTTCAAGTCACAGACGTTCAAGATCCCAACCAACTGCGATCTTTGCGGGGAGCGCATTTGGGGACTGTCGGCCAAAGGCTTTGATTGTCGGGACTGCGGGTACACATGCCACAGCAAATGTCAGATGAAGGTACCCGCGGAGTGTCCTGGCGAAcagaccaaggaggagaagaagaagctgaaggcaGAGAGACAAGAACAAGCCGGCGCCATGCCAGCGCTCGATATCACACCATCGAACGGTACGTCAGCCGCGCCATCACTCACTCGACAAAATACGATGAACTCTTTGAGCTCCGGATATGCGGCGAGCGCCAACCGATCCTTGTCAAATGTTACCAGCCAACCAGCCAGTGCAACAGAGCCTGCTGCACCCGCTACACCCGCTGCACCTGCTGAGACTAAGCCCGCCGTGGCCGCTCCGAAGAGGAATCGGATTCTCGCACCACCTCCGGCACAGTATGTTACCGCTCCAGCGCCAAGTGAGTCACCATCCGCTCCCGCGAAATCAGGTGAGCCTCGTGGAAAGATGTTGTACCCGTATCAAGCTGGAGGGGCGGACGAAATCACCGTGCAGGAAGGGGACGACGTGGGTATTATTGAACCTGATG ATGGCTCCGGATGGATGCGCGTTCGCGCCGGGTCGCGACAAGGCCTCGTTCCAGCCTCGTACGTGGAAGTATTACCGACAGCATCGCCTGCGCCCACGGCCAGTCCTGGAATCACGGATCGACCGGGCTCCACGTACTCGAACTCGTCTGCCTCGTTATCTGGCAGTATGGCGGCCAAGCGGGTTGGGCCTGCAGTCGCCCCTCGACGAGGGGCAAAGAAACTGCAGTACGTCGAAGCGCTGTATGACTACGAAGCGCGCAGTGACATGGAATGGAGCATGGTGGAAGGCGACCGGTTCGTGCTGGTCAACCGGGACAGCGGGGATGGGTGGGCCGACGTCGAACGGGGAGGGGTCACCAAAAGCGTACCTGCGAACTATATACAGGAAGTTTAG
- a CDS encoding sterol desaturase family protein — protein MESKWKDIVASYPPQAIEFVGTVLVQVISFWLPSLCYLSLDALFPSFSQRHKLQPALRQPGRRDIWQCFVVVVQNSVLSMGLHLFQIFVLQRGTSAFRIQASLPPLAEFLRDFILCILLREALFYYSHRFLHSPFFYARIHKRHHKFTAPIALAAQYAHPIEHIVANSLPISLPPQILGSHILTFWAFLAYELANTATVHSGYDFFKNKAKMHDLHHEKFNLNYGSIGLLDWLHGTDKLEKKRKE, from the coding sequence ATGGAAAGCAAGTGGAAAGACATTGTCGCCTCGTATCCCCCACAGGCAATAGAATTTGTGGGCACAGTTCTCGTTCAAGTTATCTCCTTTTGGCTTCCATCTCTCTGCTACCTCTCCTTAGACGCCTTGTTCCCGTCCTTCTCGCAACGGCACAAATTGCAACCAGCACTCAGACAGCCTGGCCGACGTGATATCTGGCAATGCTTCGTGGTAGTCGTGCAGAACTCAGTGTTGTCCATGGGCCTGCATCTCTTCCAGATTTTTGTTCTCCAACGGGGGACTTCAGCGTTCCGAATCCAAGCCTCGTTGCCACCCCTGGCCGAATTCCTTCGTGACTTCATCCTGTGTATTCTTCTGAGAGAGGCGCTCTTCTATTACAGTCACCGTTTTCTTCACAGTCCATTCTTCTACGCCAGAATCCATAAGCGGCATCATAAATTCACAGCACCCATCGCACTGGCCGCGCAGTACGCCCATCCCATCGAACACATTGTGGCCAATTCGCTTCCGATTAGTCTGCCACCGCAAATCCTAGGAAGTCATATCCTTACCTTCTGGGCCTTCCTGGCTTACGAACTCGCCAATACCGCGACAGTACATAGTGGGTACGATTTtttcaagaacaaggcgaAAATGCACGACCTGCATCATGAAAAGTTCAACTTGAACTATGGGTCTATCGGCCTTTTAGATTGGCTGCACGGGACTGATAAGCTTGAAAAAAAACGAAAGGAATAG
- the gel1 gene encoding 1,3-beta-glucanosyltransferase gel1: MKASAVTAALAVGASTVLAAPSIKARDDVTPITVKGNAFFKGAERFYIRGVDYQPGGSSDLADPIADADGCKRDIAKFKELGLNTIRVYSVDNSKNHDECMNALADAGIYLVLDVNTPKYSINRAKPKESYNDVYLQYIFATVDAFAGYKNTLAFFSGNEVINDGPSSSAAPYVKAVTRDLRQYIRSRKYREIPVGYSAADIDTNRLQMAQYMNCGSDDERSDFFAFNDYSWCDPSSFKTSGWDQKVKNFTGYGLPLFLSEYGCNTNKRQFQEVSSLYSTDMTGVYSGGLVYEYSQEASNYGLVEISGNNVKELPDFDALKTAFEKTSNPSGDGNYNKTGGANPCPAKDAPNWDVDNDALPAIPEPAKKYMTEGAGKGPGFAGPGSQDRGTQSTATAEPGSGSATGSSSSGTSTSSKGAAAGLTVPSLTMAPVVVGAVTLLSTVFGAGLVLL, from the exons ATGAAGGCCTCTGCTGTTACTGCCGCTCTCGCCGTCGGTGCTTCCACCGTTCTGGCAGCCCCCTCCATCAAGGCTCGTGACGACGTTACTCCCATCACTGTCAAGGGcaatgccttcttcaagggCGCTGAGCGTTTCTATATTCGCGGTGTCGACTACCAGCCCGGTGGCTCCTCCGACCTGGCTGATCCCATCGCTGATGCCGATGGTTGCAAGCGTGACATTGCCAAGTTCAAGGAGCTGGGCCTGAACACTATCCGTGTCTACTCGGTCGACAACTCCAAGAACCACGATGAGTGTATGAATGCACTGGCTGATGCTGGCATCTATCTGGTGCTCGATGTCAACACTCCCAAGTACTCCATCAACCGCGCCAAGCCTAAGGAGTCGTACAACGATGTCTACCTCCAGTATATCTTCGCTACCGTTGATGCTTTCGCCGGTTACAAGAACACcctcgctttcttctccGGCAACGAGGTTATCAACGATGgcccttcctcctctgctgCTCCCTACGTCAAGGCCGTCACTCGTGATCTGCGTCAGTACATCCGTAGCCGCAAGTACCGTGAGATTCCTGTCGGCTACTCGGCT GCCGATATCGACACCAACCGTCTTCAGATGGCCCAGTATATGAACTGCGGTTCCGACGACGAGCGCAGTGACTTCTTCGCTTTCAACGACTACTCCTGGTGCGATCCCTCCTCTTTCAAAACCTCGGGCTGGGATCAGAAGGTCAAGAACTTCACTGGCTACggtcttcctctcttcctgtCCGAATACGGCTGCAACACCAACAAGCGTCAATTCCAAGAAGTCAGCTCTCTCTACTCCACGGACATGACTGGTGTCTACTCTGGTGGTCTCGTGTACGAGTACTCTCAGGAGGCCAGCAACTACGGTCTGGTGGAGATTAGCGGCAACAATGTCAAGGAGCTCCCAGACTTCGACGCTCTGAAGACCGCGTTCGAAAAGACCTCCAACCCCTCCGGCGACGGCAACTACAACAAGACTGGTGGTGCCAACCCTTGCCCCGCTAAGGACGCTCCCAACTGGGACGTTGACAACGATGCTCTTCCTGCCATCCCCGAGCCCGCCAAGAAGTACATGACTGAGGGTGCTGGCAAGGGCCCTGGTTTTGCCGGACCTGGCAGCCAGGACCGTGGTACCCAGtccactgccactgctgaGCCCGGATCTGGCTCTGCCActggaagcagcagcagcggcacctccacctcttccaaGGGCGCTGCAGCTGGCCTGACTGTCCCTAGCCTGACCATGGCTCCCGTTGTCGTTGGTGCGGTTACACTCCTGTCCACCGTCTTCGGCGCTGGCCTCGTCCTCTTGTGA
- the pex4 gene encoding putative ubiquitin conjugating enzyme (UbcJ): MASNSTTQRLLRELKDYTKSPNEALLHLGPVEEDDLLHWEAVLKGVKGTPYEGGLWGLKITIPPNYPLAPPNIRFTTRISHPNISFTTGEICLTLLTTEHWSPVYTLSTTLTAIHQLLTDPRPDSPLNVDVAALLRDGDIPAWESIVRYWTEEERWQGQGTASR, translated from the exons ATGGCGTCAAACTCGACAACGCAACGCCTCCTCCGCGAACTGAAAGACTACACCAAATCCCCGAACGAGGCCTTGCTCCATCTCGGTCCagtagaagaagatgacCTCTTACACTGGGAAGCAGTCCTGAAGGGTGTCAAAGGCACACCGTACGAAG GCGGCCTCTGGGGCCTCAAAATCACCATCCCACCGAACTACCCTCTCGCGCCGCCCAACATCCGCTTCACGACTCGCATCTCCCACCCCAACATCTCCTTCACAACGGGCGAGATATGTCTCACGCTCCTGACCACCGAGCACTGGAGCCCCGTCTACACACTCTCGACGACGTTAACGGCCATCCACCAGTTGCTCACTGACCCGCGGCCGGATTCACCACTGAACGTCGACGTGGCGGCGCTACTGCGCGACGGAGATATACCAGCGTGGGAGAGTATCGTTCGATATTggactgaggaggagagatggCAGGGGCAAGGGACTGCTAGTCGGTGA
- a CDS encoding YbhB/YbcL family Raf kinase inhibitor-like protein — MHLIAFTLRCLMLVVSVKAQYEKLFTSGPAFVNFPYPTIPLNCSEIGPSGSPLGVDHMEEGAGFFPALEWPSPAKIIREYLLVAEDPDGPLPHSVIHGVYYGIPRVFTGLQHGDFQVSRTHNDSYMLEGGFKYGKNRRNTVYLPPKSIPEDGPHRYFFELIALSAPIDRSRLSDRATLREIADAIYGRVVGWGAWVGIVNNNRISIVRNNS; from the coding sequence ATGCATCTTATTGCTTTCACATTAAGATGCCTTATGCTGGTGGTCAGCGTCAAGGCCCAATATGAAAAGCTATTCACAAGCGGGCCAGCCTTTGTCAACTTCCCGTACCCCACAATCCCTCTCAATTGTTCCGAGATTGGCCCATCAGGCTCGCCTCTGGGTGTTGACCACATGGAAGAGGGAGCAGGATTCTTTCCGGCTCTGGAATGGCCTTCTCCCGCGAAAATTATCCGAGAATACCTACTTGTGGCCGAGGACCCCGATGGTCCTCTTCCCCATTCGGTCATTCACGGGGTATATTACGGAATCCCGCGTGTTTTCACCGGACTCCAGCATGGAGACTTCCAAGTGAGCAGAACGCACAATGACTCGTATATGCTCGAAGGCGGATTCAAGTACGGGAAGAACAGACGCAATACTGTCTATCTTCCGCCCAAGTCAATCCCGGAGGATGGTCCTCATCGTTATTTTTTCGAGCTCATTGCTCTGAGTGCACCGATCGACCGAAGCAGGCTAAGCGACAGGGCGACCCTGAGGGAGATTGCCGATGCCATCTACGGCAGGGTTGTCGGATGGGGTGCCTGGGTGGGCATTGTCAACAATAACCGTATTTCGATTGTCAGAAATAATTCATAG
- the dbp5 gene encoding ATP-dependent RNA helicase DBP5, whose protein sequence is MASEQPVEAAPTGGSLADRITKPDESNTSETPAPIGDQTDGAPAQLGGSDLHEPEYNVEVKLSDLQADPNNPLYSVKNFEDLGLDPRILKGLSSMNFRKPSKIQERALPLLLNNPPKNLVGQSQSGTGKTAAFVLNALSRVDLSTEQMQKTPQALILAPTRELARQILGVVQVMGQFVDGLIIGAAVPTDRDSRPKRLECSIVVGTPGTVGDMIKRRTFIPNKLKVLVLDEADNMLDQQGLGDQCIRVKALLPRDIQVVLFSATFPEHVHQYASKFAPNANEITLQHEELTVEGIKQLYLDCADGEDKYRTLVQLYGLLTVGSSIIFVQTRAAAQEIERRMTAEGHTVVSLTGERDPSVRDAIIDQFRRGEAKVLIATNVLARGIDVSTVSMVINYDIPELHQPNVPGRQADFQTYLHRIGRTGRFGRVGVSISFVSNREEWEMLNQIQTYFNCEIQRVDTKDWDEVEDIIKKTIKNSRANPKFAGGKD, encoded by the exons ATGGCTTCAGAACAGCCAGTCGAAGCCGCCCCAACGGGCGGTTCTCTCGCCGATCGCATCACGAAACCCGATGAATCAAACACTTCCG AAACACCTGCGCCCATCGGCGATCAGACAGATGGCGCTCCCGCGCAACTTGGTGGCTCCGACCTCCACGAGCCGGAGTACAACGTTGAGGTCAAGCTCAGCGATCTACAAGCCGACCCTAACAACCCACTCTACTCTGTCAAGAACTTTGAGGACCTTGGACT GGACCCTCGAATTCTGAAAGGGCTGTCGAGCATGAACTTCCGCAAGCCTTCAAAGATCCAAGAACGCGCCTTGCCTCTACTGTTGAACAACCCTCCCAAGAACTTGGTCGGCCAATCCCAGTCCGGTACCGGAAAGACCGCCGCTTTCGTTCTGAACGCTTTGAGTCGTGTCGACTTGTCGACGGAGCAAATGCAGAAGACTCCTCAGGCATTGATTTTGGCCCCTACGCGAGAGCTTGCCCGTCAGATTCTTGGCGTCGTCCAAGTCATGGGTCAGTTCGTTGACGGACTCATCATTGGCGCAGCCGTCCCGACCGATAGAGACAGCCGTCCTAAAAGACTGGAGTGCTCCATTGTCGTTGGCACTCCTGGAACCGTAGGGGACATGATTAAAAGGCGTACCTTTATTCCCAACAAGCTCAAGGTGCTCGTGCTTGACGAGGCCGACAACATGCTCGACCAGCAAGGTCTCGGTGATCAGTGCATCCGTGTTAAAGC TCTTCTGCCGCGGGATATTCAGGTCGTCCTATTTTCAGCCACTTTCCCAGAACACGTTCATCAATATGCCTCGAAGTTTGCACCTAATGCGAACGAGATTACACTTCAGCACGAAGAATTGACTGTTGAGGGAATCAAGCAGCTTTACCTTGACTGTGCGGATGGAGAGGACAAGTACAGAACCCTTGTTCAACTTTATGGACTACTTACAGTCGGATCGTCCATTATTTTCGTTCAG ACTCGTGCAGCAGCTCAAGAAATCGAGAGACGAATGACGGCTGAAGGACACACCGTTGTATCATTGACTGGTGAGAGAGACCCGTCAGTACGCGACGCAATCATCGATCAGTTCCGCAGAGGCGAAGCCAAGGTCTTGATCGCGACCAATGTTCTTGCTAGAGGAATTGACGTTTCCACTGTCTCTATGGTTATCAACTAT GATATCCCGGAACTCCATCAACCCAACGTGCCTGGACGGCAGGCAGATTTTCAGACGTACTTGCACCGTATCGGTCGTACGGGTCGGTTCGGTCGTGTCGGTGTCTCTATCTCATTCGTGTCGAACCGCGAGGAATGGGAAATGCTCAACCAGATTCAGACATACTTCAACTGTGAGATCCAGCGCGTTGATACCAAAGACTGGGATGAGGTGGAGGATATTATCAAGAAAACCATCAAGAACTCGCGCGCCAACCCAAAATTCGCCGGCGGGAAGGACTAG
- a CDS encoding putative GPI anchored cell wall protein (Dan4): MNRLIRLLFVSLAASSAIAAPAPEQSEPVPLPREDTFSENLNNINENSIHRALHLIDRFRHGVFPTDRDAIDAIQREDRSLAAHLNLARDISNATTSSPNPPATTTQPPTTSTQPTTSETTTTSESQTTTSTPSNPPPTTTEQQPTTTTTSETTTSTTENTPQPTTAPTTTSTTTSEAPTTLTTASSTTEGPTTNHKHTTTRTPYTSTYKSTTTLPNGERSTVTAVTVVYPTADSSSPAATTTGPAPGLQTGGAASITGLQKELLVMLGGAAAVAMAL, translated from the coding sequence ATGAACCGCTTAATTCGCTTGCTTTTTGTCTCTCTGGCTGCGTCGTCAGCTATCGCAGCCCCAGCTCCTGAGCAGTCCGAGCCGGTACCGCTTCCTAGAGAGGATACCTTCTCTGAGAacctcaacaacatcaaTGAAAACTCGATTCACAGAGCTCTGCATCTCATTGACCGATTTCGCCATGGTGTCTTTCCCACTGACAGAGACGCCATCGATGCCATCCAGAGAGAGGATCGGTCATTGGCAGCGCATCTGAACCTCGCACGAGATATCAGCAATGCCACCACGTCTTCGCCTAATCCTCCTGCAACAACGACCCAGCCGCCTACAACTAGTACTCAGCCGACCACTTCGGAAACGACTACCACTAGCGAGTCACAGACGACGACTTCCACCCCATCTAACCCCCCTCCTACCACTACTGAGCAGCAGCCTACTACAACCACTACAAGCGAGACCACAACGTCGACTACTGAGAACACCCCGCAGCCCACCACGGCTCCTACTACCACATCGACTACCACCTCTGAAGCCCCCACAACTCTGACAACTGCCTCCTCCACAACTGAGGGCCCAACAACCAACCACAAGCATACCACCACCCGTACACCCTACACGTCAACCTACAAGAGTACCACTACTCTGCCCAATGGCGAGCGGAGCACCGTCACAGCCGTGACGGTCGTCTACCCCACGGCGGACAGCTCCAGCCCAGCCGCCACAACGACCGGTCCAGCCCCCGGCCTGCAAACCGGCGGTGCCGCATCCATCACCGGGCTCCAGAAGGAGCTACTCGTCATGCTTGGAGGCGCAGCCGCTGTAGCCATGGCTCTCTAG